One Ciona intestinalis unplaced genomic scaffold, KH HT000137.2, whole genome shotgun sequence genomic region harbors:
- the LOC100177360 gene encoding tubulin polyglutamylase TTLL5 isoform X2 codes for MPGTSEVTSDYSGSITPSTSEEDEEEENEDNQKITENSSLLWTTTSSGSKRCPLIMFRPESLINRDKKLKSIGEKYHLAYKMVKTESKLVRSVLSAYGFHEVHPNSADFNLMWTGAHLKPFSLRSLQDFQKVNHFPRSYEITRKDRLYKNIERMAHTKGFKHFDFIPQSYLMPSEYQEFCSTYMKEKGSWIVKPIASSRGRGIYLINNPNQVPLEDNIMVCKYVSNPLLIDGFKFDVRVYVAITSYDPLLIYMFEEGLTRFATVKYEKTNRHLKNQMMHLTNYSINKKSHDYVRCEDPEVEDYGNKWSMSAMLRYLKQEGIDTSLLMMRIEAVIIKSILAAELPIATACRMFVPHRENCIELYGFDILIDENLKPWILEGNLSPSLACDAPLDLKIKSSMVADFFSLAGFLCVDPMTRSKAKKQEFLRVKVQNKRPASAGTKDGAPGAKGGLSIEEARVLKMVKEQYQRRGSFVRIFPTAETWELYGSFLEYKSNMNLMLAQKLFPDRAKAKTGAYTSAVARMRSVTANQMLESRRHLITDRIMQYERKLLSLESYKRKRPTQTHRKVKQKDTPVGIDNKPLTQGRLERQRSSSGEEDSDVDVKPVRSKTKTSVRSRVPTPDTKARVRSGTPESGTRLKSRQKEVDKLDGDKKDESKAEKSKTSETSSNKSLKSSSNVKSVDESGDKKSRQAPTHRVYMYKSSGSNETSSATLKLKKLHDAAVASKSQEQNSVTSKSTESMTDSKSGDQETSSADSASENESNAVSSKKSQPKKKLVANVAQKPIINGRNRKGVSVLQSLKSGGNLSKVQARQAFSAYLSRVQHRLMIESEGNNQESSETVVKQEEQMELVLRFLKRAAGNLRQSFSVVVPSRRLALSDRKRILAKQLGDFVHIYNKETDTMEHKFHLGLDNNGGSSLKPQSGKSPDIPNLDFRSFVSSATEMELEEVLTTYTHKNKSASVFLGASKPKSAASRGEKAVTSSHDFNEPRQPVTMGVATPRQLRSRVPSLERLPYATVRTYSSQSEEHKESFDQQLSSSPTSFRLTKSSSSSSLSRIPSYHQPPHGMSSIQQAAYIYSSKLTPPSSKAIQRRPASAKTFSPSTSSTSSLFSNPSTTNRPMSAASRLLGSSIHYQTAVNEEAIADALQRLSERQAARQYSASSVQLTSLTQHLSTLSLANMKRPHQLSSDSLHRQLQTNQRASSLSDLAHVDPSVQSMVDPGVWDHDSVHPTKSMSTANLSDGQDRNNILTKHPHILAQQSKELLQQSRAKHQAMVAQAHSIVSHQTDPVIQNHQPMGKLPDTHANSDKPPLSNHPQSLRLMRPPPAPRPPERPRLGDRNISLRKPLTNPRIPNRVGGSGNYYNSLMYDSNTGSTKLYDGDRRPMKAVPTENKESGHIIEPKQPAWK; via the exons ATGCCTGGTACATCTGAAGTGACATCGGATTATTCGGGGTCGATCACTCCATCCACATCCGAGGAggatgaagaagaagaaaatgaGGATAATCAAAAAATAAC GGAAAATTCATCATTGCTATGGACAACAACAAGCAGTGGGTCAAAGAGATGTCCGTTGATTATGTTTCGACCAGAGTCGCTGATTAATAGGGACAAGAAGCTTAAAAGCATTGGAG AGAAATACCACCTGGCGTACAAGATGGTGAAAACTGAGAGCAAACTTGTGCGATCTGTTTTATCAGCATATGGATTTCATGAG GTTCACCCAAACAGTGCTGATTTCAACTTAATGTGGACAGGTGCACATCTTAAACCATTCTCACTGAGAAGTTTACAAGATTTTCAAAAAGTTAACCATTTTCCAAG ATCATATGAGATAACACGCAAAGATCGGTTGTACAAGAATATTGAGCGTATGGCTCATACAAAAGGATtcaaacattttgattttattccaCAAAGTTATTTGATGCCTTCAGAATACCAGGAGTTTTGCT CCACTTATATGAAAGAGAAAGGATCTTGGATTGTTAAACCAATTGCTTCATCAAGAGGAAGGGGAATTTATCTCATTAATAAT CCAAACCAAGTTCCGCTAGAAGACAACATCATGGTGTGTAAATACGTAAGCAATCCTCTCTTGATTGACGGGTTTAAATTTGATGTTCGTGTTTACGTTGCCATCACCTCCTATGACCCATTGCTCATCTATATGTTTGAAGAAGGACTGACCAG GTTTGCCACAGTTAAATATGAAAAGACGAATCGACATTTGAAGAACCAGATGATGCATCTCACCAATTATTCCATCAATAAAAAGAGTCATGATTATGTCAG ATGCGAGGACCCAGAAGTGGAGGATTATGGGAACAAATGGAGCATGAGTGCGATGTTACGATACTTGAAACAGGAAGGTATCGACACCTCACTACTCATGATGAGGATTGAAGCAGTTATTATCAAATCAATTCTCGCTGCTGAGCTCCCTATCGCCACCGCATGTCGGATGTTTGTACCACATCGGGAGAATTGTATAG AGTTATATGGCTTTGACATTTTGATTGATGAGAATCTTAAACCATGGATTTTGGAAGGCAATCTTTCACCTTCACTGGCATG TGATGCGCCTTTGGAtttgaaaatcaagtccaGTATGGTGGCTGACTTCTTCAGCCTGGCAG gaTTTCTATGTGTTGATCCAATGACGAGAAGCAAAGCAAAGAAACAAGAATTTCTCCGAGttaaa GTTCAAAACAAAAGGCCCGCTTCCGCTGGGACCAAAGATGGAGCTCCTGGAGCTAAAGGAGGACTTTCTATAGAAGAGGCGAGAGTGTTAAAGATGGTGAAAGAACAATACCAAAGAAGAGGAAGTTTTGTTCGTATATTTCCAACAGCTGAGACATGGGAGTTGTACGGATCATTCTTGGAGTATAAATCAAACATGAACCTTATGCTGGCACAGAAGTTGTTTCCTGATCG ggCGAAAGCAAAGACTGGAGCTTATACCTCTGCAGTAGCTCGTATGAGAAGTGTAACAGCTAATCAg aTGTTGGAAAGCAGGCGCCATCTTATCACGGATCGCATAATGCAATATGAGAGGAAACTTCTCTCTTTGGAATCATATAAGAGGAAACGACCGACTCAAACACACAGGAAGGTCAAACAGAAAGACACACCAGTTG GAATCGATAACAAACCACTGACCCAAGGTCGTCTTGAGCGTCAGCGATCCTCGTCAGGAGAAGAGGACTCAGATGTGGATGTAAAACCAGTGAGGAGCAAAACAAAGACATCAGTGAGATCTCGGGTCCCAACTCCGGACACAAAGGCTCGAGTCAGATCCGGGACCCCGGAAAGTGGAACCCGTTTGAAAAGCAGACAGAAAGAAGTTGATAAATTGGATGGGGATAAAAAAGATGAGAGCAAGGCAGAGAAAAGTAAAACTTCTGAGACTTCATCGAACAAAAGTCTAAAATCGTCGTCCAATGTTAAATCTGTTGATGAAAGTGGCGACAAAAAGTCCCGGCAAGCTCCCACCCATAGAGTGTATATGTACAAGTCTAGTGGTTCCAATGAAACCAGCAGTGCCACGCTTAAACTGAAGAAACTTCATGATGCAGCAGTTGCCTCAAAATCTCAGGAACAAAACTCAGTGACTTCAAAATCCACGGAATCGATGACGGATTCAAAATCAGGGGACCAAGAAACGTCTTCGGCCGATTCAGCGTCAGAAAATGAGTCAAACGCTGTAAGCTCGAAAAAGTCGCAGCCGAAGAAGAAATTAGTCGCAAATGTCGCCCAAAAGCCGATAATAAATGGAAGAAACAGGAAAGGTGTGAGTGTCCTGCAATCTCTTAAATCAGGAGGAAATTTGAG CAAAGTCCAAGCACGACAAGCATTCTCAGCTTATTTATCTCGAGTTCAACATCGACTGATGATTGAATCAGAGGGAAATAATCAAGAATCTTCGGAAACTGTTGTTAAACAAGAAGAACAAATG GAGTTAGTTCTACGATTCTTAAAGCGGGCAGCAGGAAATTTACGACAATCGTTCTCAGTTGTCGTTCCTAGTCGTCGTCTTGCTCTCTCTGATCGTAAACGAATCTTAGCGAAGCAACTCGGGGACtttgttcatatttataacaaGGAAACCGACACCATGGAGCATAAGTTTCATCTGGG gCTTGACAATAATGGTGGTTCATCATTAAAACCCCAATCAGGAAAATCTCCCGATATTCCCAACCTGGACTTTCGTTCGTTTGTAAGCAGCGCCACAGAGATGGAATTAGAAGAAGTTCTCACAACTTACACTCACAAGAATAAATCAGCTTCTGTGTTTCTAGGAGCAAGCAAACCAAAATCTGCTGCTTCGAG AGGAGAGAAAGCTGTGACTTCAAGCCATGACTTCAATGAGCCGCGACAACCAGTAaccatgggagtggcaacacCACGACAACTACGATCCAGGGTTCCAAGTTTGGAGCGCCTCCCTTACGCCACCGTGAGGACATATTCTTCACAATCTGAAGAACACAAAGAAA GTTTCGACCAACAGCTCTCATCAAGTCCAACATCCTTTCGTTTGACCAAATCCTCTTCTTCGTCATCTTTATCTcgcatcccatcttaccaccAACCCCCCCATGGTATGAGTTCCATACAACAAGCAGCTTACATCTACAGTTCAAAACTCACACCTCCATCGTCAAAAGCAATCCAACGGAGACCAGCAAGCGCTAAAACCTTCTCACCTTCCACCTCAA GTACAAGTTCATTATTCAGTAACCCGTCAACTACAAACCGACCAATGTCTGCTGCAAGTAGGTTGCTTGGAAGCAGCATCCATTATCAGACTG ctGTAAATGAAGAAGCAATTGCTGATGCTTTGCAAAGATTGTCGGAGCGACAAGCTGCTCGCCAATATTCCGCGTCATCGGTTCAATTAACTTCGCTTACTCAGCATTTATCAACATTGTCTCTCGCTAACATGAAGCGACCTCACCAACTTA GCAGCGATAGTCTTCACCGTCAACTACAAACCAACCAACGAGCATCAAGTTTATCGGATCTTGCCCATGTAGATCCATCAGTACAAAGCATGGTTGACCCTGGTGTGTGGGATCATGATTCAG TTCATCCAACTAAGTCGATGAGCACGGCCAACTTATCCGATGGCCAAGATAGAAATAACATACTCACCAAACACCCTCATATACTCGCTCAACAAAGTAAAGAATTGTTGCAACAAAGCCGTGCTAAACACCAAGCTATGGTTGCCCAG